In Ardenticatenales bacterium, a genomic segment contains:
- a CDS encoding SPASM domain-containing protein yields MTTGLFDRLFNIRRPQPPAPVPPGLYHTLRETDGQITRLHLRVEPDGSGMLIANATAAARLSPVGVVIAKALLDERGEPDILRELQARFHNGEAVRLEHDLAQVKMLLRDLVEPGDRFPIFNLEDAAFSSRAVSLIAPLEATVPLAPPAQIIPILGRLWDVGIPHVTILVPPHPNAADLVRAVERAEDLGLICGVSGRATDLGAGTLLDDLALAGLDHVTAFYAAADAAIHDALLGTGDHAAAEVLFRRTQVLEMADVGLTPLVASTVDHLEATLNALLSLQVFNVSFFAIATTAEEDGTGAIPAPAMRQVAAQVEEAADQARVAYLWHPPVERDDGLTLAQQVRQGPRCAGDVAVRIEPDGSVMAARGVGVNAGNLLRDDWQTIWNNPVFRRYRGRVETSTRCQFCPGLAICAADCPAEPAGWARITVNS; encoded by the coding sequence ATGACGACCGGACTCTTTGACAGACTATTCAACATCCGCCGCCCACAGCCGCCCGCACCCGTCCCGCCCGGCCTCTACCACACCCTACGCGAGACGGACGGACAAATCACGCGCCTACACCTGCGCGTGGAGCCAGACGGCAGCGGCATGCTCATCGCCAACGCCACCGCCGCCGCCCGTCTCTCCCCCGTGGGCGTGGTCATCGCCAAAGCGCTGCTGGATGAGCGCGGCGAACCGGACATTTTGCGCGAATTGCAGGCTCGTTTCCACAACGGCGAAGCCGTGCGCCTGGAACACGACCTGGCGCAGGTCAAAATGTTGCTGCGCGACCTCGTGGAACCGGGCGACCGCTTCCCCATCTTCAACCTGGAAGACGCCGCCTTCTCATCGCGCGCGGTCTCCTTGATCGCGCCGCTGGAAGCCACCGTGCCCCTGGCCCCCCCTGCGCAGATCATCCCAATTTTAGGTCGCCTCTGGGATGTGGGCATCCCCCACGTGACCATCCTCGTTCCGCCGCACCCCAACGCCGCCGACCTGGTGCGCGCCGTGGAACGGGCCGAAGACCTGGGACTGATCTGCGGCGTCAGTGGGCGGGCCACCGACCTGGGCGCGGGAACCCTGCTCGACGATCTGGCGCTGGCCGGCCTGGACCACGTAACGGCGTTTTATGCCGCGGCGGACGCGGCCATCCATGATGCCCTCCTGGGCACGGGCGACCACGCCGCCGCCGAGGTGCTTTTCCGCCGCACGCAGGTGCTGGAAATGGCGGACGTCGGCCTGACGCCGCTGGTAGCGAGCACGGTTGACCATCTGGAGGCAACGCTGAATGCGCTGCTGTCGCTGCAAGTATTCAACGTCTCCTTTTTTGCCATCGCCACCACGGCGGAAGAGGATGGGACGGGCGCGATTCCGGCGCCGGCGATGCGCCAGGTGGCCGCGCAGGTGGAGGAGGCGGCCGACCAGGCTCGCGTGGCCTACTTGTGGCATCCGCCCGTGGAGCGGGACGACGGTCTGACGCTGGCGCAGCAGGTGCGGCAAGGGCCGCGCTGCGCCGGCGACGTGGCGGTGCGGATTGAGCCGGATGGATCGGTGATGGCGGCGCGGGGTGTGGGGGTAAATGCCGGCAATCTCCTCCGCGACGACTGGCAAACCATCTGGAACAACCCCGTCTTCCGCCGCTATCGCGGGCGCGTCGAGACCTCCACCCGCTGCCAGTTTTGCCCCGGCC